The Capsicum annuum cultivar UCD-10X-F1 chromosome 3, UCD10Xv1.1, whole genome shotgun sequence genomic sequence GAACATAGGATAGAGCTAAAACAACACCTTTTTAGGCGTATGCATCATTAGTCAACTTTATGTTCGAAGGATTGACAATTCACGAGACAATTATTATAGTCTTTGTTCATATTTGAAGGATTATTGTGTTTGTACATATTTATttgttctaaattatttattcttttgtgGGAAGGTGTAACCTAATCTTTGTTTCCATGGTTAATCAGTTAAAAAATACACCTTATCAATATCACCACTAGTTGCGTATAGATTTGAACTACGTTTAAACCTGATTCTTAtcctgacaagatacgtaggcaaccctgcaTTAAAGTTCGGTTTCTTcactatttcaaaataatttcttcGGTATTCAAGTTAGGGCAATTTTCTTGAAAAGTTCAAAGACGTTCTCTAaaaatcttcaagagcacaaatcaatagctcCTCAAAATTCCAATCTCAATAACATTAGGGTCTAGCTAGCCTACCTCCagatttttacctattttttgtGCAAGAATATCTAACTTCTTCTTTTAAATGTCGTAAACTATTAAATTTATGGCATATCGATCCTCACTTTCAAAAAcaagaattcaaattttttttcagttATAATAATCCTTCCAACTGCAGCGAAATAATGTCATAATTCCTTCAATGTTTGACTTTTTTAATCTTGTCAGCATactgaagttgtgtcaaagcTCTCCCCATGCTTTACATCCATTGTTTTGATTATTTGATCAGAACAATTTTAATGCTAAAAGCAGTTCTTTCTTAAtcgtctttcatattatttttatgaatgatcatcaatttttttataatcataCATTGCACATACAAATTTGTAAATTTGCTTAAACTACGCAGACCTGATTATTGTTTTcacaagatatgtaggcaacccttaTATGGATTTGATCccattcttttagaaaaataataaaattttgacttgatTAGTACCAATACAGTTAGGAGTGTGCATGCAAAAGAACAAACTGGTATGATGTAAATGACATATTTCATGGTAAACCATAGATTCTCTTGGTACCTTTTATCACACCTTAATGATGCCtgaaaattctcttgcatacatctaagacaagaacGAAACCAACCTCGTCGTTTCTTGTGCATTGTGTGTTTAGCGTTAGtttaattacaacaacaacaacaaacccagtatattcccacctagtggggtctgggaagggtagaatgtacgcagtccataccactacctctaaagaagtagggaggctgttttcgatagacccccgactcaagacacagtacaatatacaaaaatattcaaagcatgaaacatgataaaactaacatagatacaacatcCACAAAAGTAATGTAcaataccaaacaaaagacaccaaaacTCTCCTAACTATGGACTACGATTCATCCACCcaccttatccctctatcctagtgttttatctccaaaccttcctatccagggttaTTTCCTCAGTGAGACGTAACTaatccatgtcacgtctaatcacttctttccagtatttcttcggtctaccctaccccgcttgaaaccatctaacgctagtctctcatacctacgaactggggcatccgtgcccctcctcatcacatgaccaaaccatctctaCCTCACTTTccgcattttttcctccaccgatgccactctcaccttctcccgaataatctcattcctaaccctgtcagcccttgtaagaccacatatccaacacaacatcctcatttccgccaccttcaacttttggatatgggaagtcttaactggccaatactcCGCTCCGTACAACATAGCCGGCCAGACTGCAACTCTATATAATTTGCCTTTAAACTTGGgagacaccttcttatcgcataaaatccctgaagcgagcctccattttatccaacctgccccaatacggtgcgagatatcctcatctatctcttcatttccctggatcgtagacccaagatacttaaaactatccctcttgcaaactgcttgagaatccaacttcaccaCCACCTCttcctcttgcctcgagtcactaaacttgcactccaaatgCTTCGTCTCGTTCCTACTCAAtatgaaacctttagactccaaagtttgtctccaaacctccaacttaccATTAACACCTTgccgcgactcatcaatcaaaactacatcgtccacaaaaaacatacaccaaggcacctcaccttgtaAACTCCACGTCAGCACATCCATCACCATGGAAAATAAGAACGGACTAAGAGCCGAtacctgatgcaaccctgtcaagatcgAAAAATGCTCAGAATTTCCTCCCACCGTCCTTACTcgagtcttcgccccctcatGCATATCCTTAATAGCTCTAATGTACGCCACAGGAACctccctcacctccaagcatctccaaagaatctccctagggaccttgtcatacgccttttccaagttAATAAGTACCATGTGAAGatctctcttcctctctctatactgctctaccagtcttcgcacaaggtgaattgcctctgtcgtcgagcgaccagacataaatccaaattgattctccaaaatagacacaatttttctcaacctccgctccaccactctctcccaaatcttcatcgtgtgactcaacaacttaataccccggtagttgttgcaactctgaatgtcacccttgttcttgtatagaggaatcatcgtgctccatctccatTCCTCAAGCATCTTCACGGATTTGAAAATGCTGTTAAACAAGTTGGTCAGCCACCTTAACCCAGCCACgctagaaaacttccaaaaatccactgaaaTCTTGCCGGGCCCCGTCGCCCtgccccttcgcatcttgcgaatagcctcgcTGACATCCTCTACTTTAAAACGTCGACAATAGCCGAAATTGCAACACTCCCCGGTATGATCCAACTCCCCTAGCACAACACCTCTGTCCTCCTCGTcattcaagagtttatgaaaatacgactgccatcttttcGTAATAAGGGCGTCCTCCACCAATACTCTACCATCTtccccccttaatgcactttacttgATCTAGATCCCGACCCTTTCGTTCCCTAGCCTTGGCAatcctaaacaacctcttttccctgcctttctcctctaaccccgtatacaaactctcaaaagttgttgtcttagcagctgtaactgctaacttagcctccttcttagcTAACTTATAGTCCTCCATACTAACCTgtttctcctcttcatccttactctccaccaattTAACATAAGCCGTCTTCTTCatctccaccttcttcttaacatcttcattccaccaccaatcccctcgaTATCGGCCCGACCAGCCCCTCGAGATACCCAACACTTCTTTAGCAGATTCTTTGATGCATCCCGCAgtcctatcccacatactatctacGTCCCTGCTATCCTCCCAAACCCCCATCCCTTCCAACTTCGCCCCTATCTCCAAGGCACTAGCTGGAGTCAGTCCACCCCACCTAACTCTAGGATGGCCCTCCCCACCCCGTCTCTTCTTGCCCTTCTTGATACCCAATTTTATCACTAGAAGTCTATGCTGGGTCacaagattctcactcgggatagccttacaatccttacacattGCTCTATCtcccttcctaagcagcaaaatGTCAATTTGAGTCTTGGCTAGCCTACTACAAAAAGTAACCAGATGCTCCTCCTTCTTTGGAAAGTTGGAATTCATTACCACTAACCCAAAGGCCCTCACAAAATCTAAAAGAGCAGCTCCCTCAACATTTCTATCCCCGAACCCGAAACCTCCATGCATATCATCATAACCCATCGGCAGAGACCCGATGTGCCCATTAAAATCCCCTCCTATGAAAATCATCTCTGAACTAGGTACGCCTCTTACCACCTCGTTCAAAACCTCCCAAAAGTTTAATTCGTTGCATTAtattgttgatctagaacttggctTTAATGTTCGTTGAGGCAAAATTCTGAGTTGCACTTAATTTAGGAAAGGACCGTAGGCCTTCTTTGGGCCGGTTGAGCCTTTTACAGCCTACCAAATGACATTGATCCCTAGCATTTCCCCTTTTGATCCTAAAACTTTTTCTTTGGACAATCGTATCTGAGCCTATACCTTTTTTAagtgcttacatgcactatccCTTTCTTGGCCCTACCTCCTTAAGTGCACTAAATACGCGCAAATTAAAGACGAAGGTTCAAGATCAAAGACGCAAAATGCAAAGGATACGCTGTTCCAAatgaacaaaatgaaaaaaacgACTTCAAAAGAAGCAAAATTCcccacaaaaaaaaagagaaaagaaatccCCCACAAAGAAATccaacacaagattcaaaaaagTCGAAGCAAGTACAAAACAAGGGGCAACGCAACACAACTAAAAAGATCACGCGTTAAAGCGCAACAAATGTTGAAAGCACAAATGCAATACAATGCTCATTGAGAAATTAGTTACTTTTATCCCAAATATTATCCTACCCACCCCCAAGCCCACATTACAACCCAATAACAAGTCCTACCGGATTCTATTCCAAGCGTTCTCACATTGGTGTATACTTACATGAAGGTCAAACCTATAGTATCACAATTGCATGCATTGAATTTCTTTTCGAGTGTGAGTGTATTTCTTGATACGTTcctaaattcaaaagaaaattactCAAATATATGCAAAATGAGACTTTCTTACTCAAATATATGCGAAAATAAAACTTTCTTTCTAGAGAGGGCACTTGAATCATGAGGATAGGCATAGTTTGACTTTTTTGAATGAAGCAAGATGAGTAAGTCTTGTCGATATTTAGGTGTGTctgaggtaccacttgaaactataAAAGTTACCATAAAATCGATCTCGGTAATCTGGGAAGGAGATGGGGAAATTTTTATGCATACTATTAATTATTGGTACCAACTGAAGCCAAGACAC encodes the following:
- the LOC124896654 gene encoding uncharacterized protein LOC124896654, coding for MIFIGGDFNGHIGSLPMGYDDMHGGFGFGDRNVEGAALLDFVRAFGLVVMNSNFPKKEEHLVTFCSRLAKTQIDILLLRKGDRAMCKDCKAIPSENLVTQHRLLVIKLGIKKGKKRRGGEGHPRVRWGGLTPASALEIGAKLEGMGVWEDSRDVDSMWDRTAGCIKESAKEVLGISRGWSGRYRGDWWWNEDVKKKVEMKKTAYVKLVESKDEEEKQSYFHKLLNDEEDRGVVLGELDHTGECCNFGYCRRFKVEDVSEAIRKMRRGRATGPGKISVDFWKFSSVAGLRWLTNLFNSIFKSVSALSPFLFSMVMDVLTWSLQGKGRKYSSDSRLVSDEGKEGKGGDGSETRGSSNDSGGNTGGMGCWLVWLDAPLVDVEAVVAAGGAEAERENGGLGAVTAPVDFVGDSEGEGEREEEREGQRLVVLRLSGCRRW